In Anaerolineae bacterium, one genomic interval encodes:
- the holB gene encoding DNA polymerase III subunit delta', protein MTEAIPISTEHKSSNSQIHIVGHQWAVDLLKRQVTTGRTPQALLLTGPRSIGKSTVARFFAQYLNCLANAKPCGVCLSCRKVVSGNHPDVRIWDGDEETIKIDQIRELQRELSLSPYEGQYRAVLFCNFERATPSAANALLKTLEEPNPQVVLMLTATDPGALLPTIVSRCQILALRVLPTPEVATALQTFWQASPDQAELLAQLAAGRLGWAVRALADEKLLARREQYLQDLLNLGSMSRGERLAYANDLSQDPAMLQETLRSWLTIWRDLLLIQSGSKTRILNLDWQDTLQNLAGQSNPAQTKEMVVKLRTALANLDHNVNPRLNLETVLLKMPFR, encoded by the coding sequence TTGACTGAGGCAATACCCATTTCTACTGAGCATAAGAGCAGCAATTCTCAAATCCACATTGTCGGGCACCAGTGGGCCGTTGATTTGTTAAAACGGCAGGTCACCACGGGCCGAACGCCCCAGGCGCTGCTGTTGACCGGCCCCCGCAGCATAGGCAAAAGCACGGTGGCTCGTTTTTTTGCCCAATACCTCAATTGCCTGGCCAATGCCAAACCTTGCGGGGTGTGTTTATCTTGCCGCAAAGTGGTTAGCGGCAACCATCCCGACGTGCGGATTTGGGATGGCGATGAAGAAACCATCAAGATTGACCAGATCAGGGAACTCCAGCGGGAGTTGTCGTTATCTCCCTACGAAGGCCAATACCGGGCGGTGTTGTTCTGTAACTTTGAACGGGCCACGCCCAGCGCGGCCAACGCCCTGCTCAAAACATTAGAAGAGCCAAATCCGCAGGTGGTGTTGATGCTCACCGCCACGGACCCCGGCGCCTTATTGCCCACCATTGTGTCGCGCTGCCAAATATTGGCCCTCCGCGTCCTGCCCACCCCGGAAGTAGCCACGGCGCTGCAAACTTTCTGGCAGGCCTCACCCGATCAGGCGGAGTTGCTGGCCCAATTGGCGGCGGGCCGGTTGGGTTGGGCAGTGCGGGCGCTGGCCGATGAAAAACTATTGGCCCGTCGAGAGCAGTATTTGCAGGACCTGTTGAACCTGGGGTCAATGAGTCGCGGAGAGCGGTTAGCCTATGCCAATGATCTCAGCCAAGACCCGGCCATGCTCCAAGAAACGCTGCGCTCGTGGCTAACTATCTGGCGTGATTTACTATTAATCCAAAGCGGCAGCAAAACCAGAATCCTCAACCTGGACTGGCAAGATACCTTGCAAAACCTGGCCGGCCAGAGTAACCCGGCCCAAACCAAAGAGATGGTGGTTAAGCTGCGTACCGCGCTGGCAAATTTGGACCATAACGTTAATCCCAGGCTAAACCTGGAAACCGTTCTGCTAAAAATGCCGTTTAGATGA
- a CDS encoding stage 0 sporulation family protein → MPNVVGVRFRPTTKIYYFDPGEYTDLAIDDRVIVETSRGTEMGLIILPPQRVSKDELKGSLKQVVRKATPVDLVEAEKYRAKEPEALEKCKALAKEMKLPIKVLEADYNFDGSRLVLSFFSEQRVDFRDLAKELGRSLRTRIEMKQIGARDETKILNGHGRCGRRLCCSSWLTDFHPVSIRMAKRQSLPLAPSEISGICGRLLCCLAYEDDFYAEITQQLPRVNSRVKTQQGVLAKVRGVNVLKETLLLEVEAEDGETYIEVAASEVEPVASKPAPQKTRRKQR, encoded by the coding sequence ATGCCAAACGTTGTTGGAGTTAGATTTAGACCCACTACCAAAATATATTATTTTGACCCCGGTGAATATACAGACCTGGCCATTGATGACCGGGTGATTGTGGAAACCTCGCGCGGCACAGAGATGGGCCTGATTATTTTGCCGCCGCAGCGCGTTTCTAAAGATGAACTAAAAGGTAGCCTGAAACAAGTGGTGCGCAAAGCAACGCCGGTAGATTTAGTTGAGGCTGAAAAGTATAGAGCCAAAGAGCCTGAAGCTTTGGAAAAATGTAAAGCTCTGGCCAAAGAAATGAAACTGCCCATCAAGGTGCTGGAAGCCGACTACAATTTTGACGGCTCCCGCCTGGTTTTATCATTTTTTTCTGAGCAGCGCGTGGATTTTAGAGACCTGGCCAAAGAGTTGGGCCGTTCTTTGCGCACGCGCATAGAAATGAAGCAAATTGGGGCGCGCGACGAGACCAAAATTTTAAACGGTCATGGCCGCTGTGGGCGCAGATTGTGCTGCTCCAGTTGGTTGACAGATTTTCACCCGGTCTCCATTCGGATGGCCAAAAGGCAGAGCCTGCCCCTGGCCCCCTCAGAAATATCTGGCATCTGCGGCCGGTTGTTGTGCTGCCTGGCTTACGAAGACGATTTTTATGCCGAAATAACGCAGCAACTGCCCCGCGTCAACAGCCGGGTTAAAACCCAACAAGGCGTGCTGGCCAAAGTCCGTGGGGTGAATGTGCTCAAAGAAACGCTTCTGTTGGAAGTTGAAGCAGAAGACGGGGAGACTTATATCGAGGTAGCTGCCAGCGAAGTGGAGCCGGTGGCCAGCAAGCCGGCCCCCCAAAAAACCAGGCGCAAACAGCGATAG
- a CDS encoding GNAT family N-acetyltransferase — MQIYPAELADVNLCCQMNMSYTTDYVWQMRTRGDGRTIDIHFDTIRLPRPMRVEYPRSPDELIAHWQQEGCFLTVRNLKEETVGFVDAQAQPWQNVLWIFNLVIAPPHRRQGFAAMLLEAANRWAIEQKLQRLMLEVQTKNHPAISFAQKHGFQFCGYNERYYPSGDIALFFSRST; from the coding sequence ATGCAAATTTATCCGGCCGAATTGGCCGACGTTAATCTTTGCTGCCAGATGAATATGTCTTACACCACCGATTACGTGTGGCAAATGCGCACCAGGGGCGATGGCCGGACCATTGATATCCATTTTGACACAATCCGCCTGCCCCGGCCCATGCGCGTTGAATATCCCCGCTCTCCAGATGAACTCATTGCGCACTGGCAGCAAGAGGGGTGTTTTTTAACGGTTCGCAATTTAAAAGAAGAAACCGTGGGCTTTGTAGACGCCCAGGCCCAACCCTGGCAAAACGTGCTGTGGATTTTTAACCTGGTGATTGCGCCCCCTCATCGCCGGCAGGGTTTTGCCGCCATGCTGCTGGAAGCGGCCAATCGCTGGGCCATAGAGCAGAAGCTGCAACGGCTGATGTTGGAAGTGCAAACAAAAAATCATCCGGCTATCTCTTTTGCTCAAAAACACGGCTTTCAATTTTGCGGTTATAACGAGCGTTATTATCCCAGCGGCGATATTGCCCTCTTCTTCTCTCGTTCCACCTGA